A window of Clostridium sp. 'White wine YQ' contains these coding sequences:
- a CDS encoding ArsR/SmtB family transcription factor produces the protein MKEYAKEIAELLKVLANENRLMIVCHLIEGPLNVSELHGRLDNLTQSALSQHLSMLKAHRILESNKNGLTITYSIRDERVVKLIEVLKANYCEI, from the coding sequence ATGAAAGAATATGCAAAAGAAATAGCAGAACTATTAAAGGTTTTAGCGAATGAAAATAGATTAATGATTGTATGTCACTTGATTGAAGGACCACTAAATGTAAGTGAACTTCATGGACGTTTAGATAACCTTACTCAATCAGCTTTATCTCAACATCTTTCAATGTTAAAAGCACATAGAATATTGGAGTCAAATAAAAATGGGCTTACAATAACCTATTCTATTAGAGATGAGAGAGTTGTAAAGTTAATTGAAGTATTAAAAGCAAATTATTGTGAGATTTAA
- a CDS encoding CPBP family intramembrane glutamic endopeptidase encodes MLILGVISKILLVLFLCILISLMANASAKVIGIDIKDVKQRTNVKFLFLAVIFNLLFILAVAVILKFIDNKNLSILNWTLNLKSIVFSLSGILATFLLAVTYVYILNKRGIIEAEYKPSRILNFKGLFAFFVIFIAALQEEVMFRGYINTVLSVYGILASMFLSTLIFTLWHFITNKVSLYQCIDWFLGGIMLFYIYLVSGSIWVAAIIHFSRNFANVLVFNIAEGNSLVTFKKPVTPFYKTTYTLILSLLIMIFAYLYYGNIPL; translated from the coding sequence TTGTTAATATTAGGTGTCATCTCAAAGATTCTTTTAGTTTTATTTTTATGTATTCTAATATCTCTAATGGCAAATGCCAGTGCAAAAGTAATAGGAATTGATATTAAAGATGTTAAACAACGTACTAATGTTAAATTCTTATTCTTGGCAGTAATTTTTAATCTTTTATTTATTCTAGCAGTTGCAGTTATATTAAAATTTATTGATAATAAAAACTTAAGTATATTAAATTGGACATTAAACTTAAAGAGTATAGTGTTTTCATTAAGTGGTATTTTAGCTACTTTTTTATTAGCAGTAACTTATGTATATATACTTAATAAAAGAGGGATCATTGAGGCTGAGTATAAGCCAAGTAGGATTTTGAATTTTAAAGGATTATTTGCATTTTTTGTTATATTCATTGCGGCACTTCAGGAAGAAGTTATGTTTAGAGGATATATAAATACTGTATTGAGTGTTTATGGGATATTAGCATCAATGTTTTTATCAACTTTAATTTTTACTTTATGGCATTTTATAACTAATAAAGTTAGTCTGTATCAGTGCATTGATTGGTTCCTAGGAGGGATAATGCTGTTTTATATATACTTAGTAAGTGGTTCAATTTGGGTTGCAGCAATAATACATTTCAGCCGAAACTTTGCAAATGTATTAGTTTTTAATATTGCAGAGGGAAATTCTTTGGTAACTTTTAAGAAACCTGTAACTCCTTTTTATAAAACAACCTATACTTTAATTCTTTCATTACTTATAATGATATTTGCATATTTATATTATGGAAACATTCCTTTATAA
- a CDS encoding chloramphenicol acetyltransferase, whose product MKFIDMDNWKRKDHYKFFKEFEYPHFNIGGNVDITKFYKYIKENKLPFFVSTLYAVSKAANNIKEFRFRIREDRVIEHEVVHPSFTVLADEELFGFCTSNFIDDFKDFKSNTLKDINDVKNNVIIKNEPGRDDLLYTTCIPWISFTNIIHPLHMNPVDSIPRIAWGKYFEEGGKIKMPISVQLHHALADGIHIGKYFNILQEILDNPSKYL is encoded by the coding sequence ATGAAGTTTATAGATATGGATAACTGGAAAAGAAAAGACCATTATAAGTTCTTTAAAGAATTTGAATACCCACATTTTAATATTGGTGGAAATGTTGATATTACAAAGTTTTATAAATATATTAAAGAAAACAAACTTCCTTTTTTTGTATCAACCTTATATGCTGTATCGAAAGCTGCAAATAACATAAAGGAATTTAGATTTAGAATTAGAGAAGATAGGGTTATTGAACATGAAGTTGTGCACCCTTCTTTTACAGTACTCGCAGATGAAGAATTATTTGGTTTTTGTACATCAAACTTTATTGATGATTTTAAGGACTTTAAATCTAACACATTGAAGGATATAAATGATGTAAAAAATAATGTTATTATCAAAAATGAGCCTGGACGTGATGATCTATTATATACTACATGCATTCCATGGATCTCCTTTACTAATATAATTCACCCTCTTCATATGAATCCAGTTGATAGTATACCAAGAATAGCCTGGGGAAAATACTTTGAAGAAGGTGGTAAAATAAAGATGCCAATCTCTGTACAGCTTCATCATGCCTTAGCTGATGGAATACATATTGGTAAGTATTTTAATATCCTTCAAGAAATATTAGATAATCCTTCTAAGTATCTGTAA
- a CDS encoding inorganic diphosphatase, which translates to MESYLGKRVKVKIDRPLGSKHPEHNFIYSLNYGFIPNTTSGDGEEIDVYIIGEFEPLEIYEGYVIAIIKRANDIEDKLVACKELNKYNKEQIKALVEFQERFFESTIIIY; encoded by the coding sequence ATGGAATCTTATCTAGGTAAAAGAGTTAAAGTCAAAATAGATAGGCCATTGGGGTCTAAACACCCAGAGCATAATTTCATATATTCATTAAATTATGGATTTATTCCCAATACTACATCTGGAGATGGAGAAGAAATTGATGTATATATTATTGGTGAATTTGAGCCATTAGAAATATATGAAGGATATGTTATAGCAATAATAAAAAGAGCAAATGATATTGAGGATAAATTAGTAGCTTGTAAAGAATTAAATAAATATAACAAAGAGCAAATAAAAGCATTAGTAGAATTTCAAGAAAGATTTTTTGAGTCTACAATAATAATTTATTAG
- a CDS encoding C-GCAxxG-C-C family (seleno)protein — MTKASEYHKQGYTCGEAIIKRFNEENNTDIPIALGSGMGTGFTVGSICGAAGAATAIIGYLKGRESNEETNSARQYTRELMSSIREKYGSELCKDLKKDRIGCAEIIEHTYETLNEIIKK; from the coding sequence ATGACGAAAGCATCAGAATACCATAAGCAAGGATATACTTGCGGAGAAGCAATAATTAAGAGATTTAATGAAGAAAATAATACAGATATTCCAATAGCATTAGGAAGTGGTATGGGAACAGGCTTTACAGTGGGAAGTATATGTGGGGCAGCGGGAGCTGCAACTGCTATAATTGGATATTTAAAAGGAAGAGAAAGTAATGAAGAAACTAATAGTGCTAGACAATATACAAGAGAATTAATGTCAAGTATAAGAGAAAAATATGGATCAGAGTTGTGTAAGGATTTAAAAAAAGATAGAATAGGGTGTGCAGAAATAATAGAGCATACTTATGAAACTCTAAATGAAATAATAAAAAAGTAA
- a CDS encoding NifB/NifX family molybdenum-iron cluster-binding protein, with protein MKIAIPNNGDLVNQHFGMSKSFAIVSVEENKILNVEEVSAEELSHQHQGLANLLVNEGASVVIVGGIGGGAVASLQQNGLKVIKGATGEYIKVVEEYLKGTLEDKDVTCNHHGEHHHGGHHH; from the coding sequence ATGAAAATAGCTATACCCAATAATGGAGACTTAGTAAATCAACACTTTGGAATGAGCAAAAGTTTTGCAATAGTAAGTGTAGAAGAAAATAAAATTTTAAATGTAGAAGAAGTATCGGCAGAAGAACTTTCTCATCAGCATCAAGGTTTGGCAAATTTACTTGTAAATGAGGGAGCTAGTGTAGTTATAGTCGGAGGAATTGGAGGAGGAGCTGTAGCAAGCTTACAGCAAAATGGTCTAAAAGTAATAAAAGGTGCCACTGGAGAGTATATAAAAGTCGTTGAAGAATATCTTAAAGGAACACTAGAGGACAAAGATGTAACCTGCAACCATCACGGAGAACATCATCATGGTGGACATCACCACTAA
- a CDS encoding rhodanese-like domain-containing protein, whose product MFGFLMNKKYNSIKVNEIDGLGKINLIDIREPYEYKSGHVPNAKNIPMNKVLESAEKYLDKEKEYHIICQSGGRSTRACGILASKGYKVINVSGGTGGYRGQLKR is encoded by the coding sequence ATGTTTGGATTTTTGATGAATAAGAAATATAATTCAATAAAGGTTAATGAAATTGATGGGTTAGGGAAAATAAATCTAATTGATATTAGAGAACCTTATGAATATAAAAGTGGCCATGTTCCTAATGCAAAAAATATTCCAATGAACAAAGTTTTAGAGAGTGCAGAGAAGTATTTGGATAAAGAAAAGGAATATCATATAATTTGCCAATCAGGAGGAAGAAGCACAAGAGCCTGTGGAATATTGGCATCAAAGGGTTATAAAGTTATAAATGTAAGCGGCGGTACAGGTGGATATAGAGGACAGTTAAAAAGATAA
- a CDS encoding DNA polymerase Y family protein, with protein MNKQNRLIFHIDVNSAYLSWEASYRKQQGEKVDLRDIPSVVGGSEESRHGIVLAKSIPAKKYKINTGETLFTARQKCPDLVVVPPRYWLYMQCSNALNAILEEYTPKIQRFSVDESFLDFSNMEHIYPDYMKLAEEIKDRIKKELGFTVNIGISANKLLAKVASDFKKPDNIHTLFSWEIKEKMWKLPVEDLFMVGRATLPKLNKLNIFTIGDLANYDLDILRYYLKSHGTLIWNYANGIDSSEVRSDTHIDMKGIGNSTTIPFDVEDRKTAHLILLSLSEMVGTRLRNSENCCRVISISIRSKDFFNYSHQRKLYCPTDSTQIISEVACNLFDEKWKGEPIRHMGVQVTDFCTNEFYQYGLFDRKDIDKIRALDKTIDKIRLKYGSKSVLRSSFLHSGIKNMSGGVGEEDYKIMSSLL; from the coding sequence ATGAATAAACAAAATAGGCTAATATTTCATATTGATGTTAATTCAGCTTACTTATCCTGGGAAGCAAGCTATAGAAAGCAACAGGGTGAAAAAGTAGATTTACGTGATATTCCTTCTGTAGTAGGCGGCAGTGAAGAGAGTAGACATGGAATAGTTCTTGCAAAGTCTATTCCAGCAAAAAAATATAAGATTAACACAGGGGAAACCTTATTTACAGCAAGACAAAAATGCCCAGATCTAGTGGTTGTACCGCCTAGATACTGGCTTTATATGCAATGCAGTAATGCATTAAATGCAATATTGGAAGAATATACACCTAAGATACAAAGATTTTCAGTGGATGAGAGCTTTCTTGATTTTTCAAATATGGAACATATATATCCAGATTATATGAAGCTAGCGGAGGAGATTAAAGATAGGATTAAAAAAGAGTTAGGCTTTACAGTAAATATAGGGATATCAGCCAATAAACTATTGGCAAAGGTCGCTTCAGACTTCAAAAAACCAGACAATATACATACATTATTTTCCTGGGAAATAAAGGAAAAAATGTGGAAGCTACCGGTAGAGGATTTATTTATGGTAGGAAGAGCTACTTTACCTAAATTAAATAAGCTTAATATATTTACAATTGGGGATTTAGCTAATTATGATCTAGATATCTTAAGGTATTATCTAAAAAGCCATGGCACTTTAATATGGAATTATGCAAATGGAATTGATAGTTCCGAGGTAAGAAGTGATACGCATATTGATATGAAAGGAATAGGTAATTCTACAACAATTCCTTTTGATGTGGAGGATAGAAAAACAGCACATCTTATATTACTTTCTCTTTCAGAAATGGTAGGAACAAGACTTAGAAATTCTGAAAATTGCTGCAGAGTTATTTCAATTAGTATCAGAAGTAAAGACTTTTTTAATTATTCTCACCAAAGAAAATTATATTGTCCAACAGACTCTACCCAGATAATCTCAGAGGTAGCTTGTAATTTGTTTGATGAGAAGTGGAAAGGTGAGCCTATAAGACATATGGGAGTACAGGTTACTGATTTTTGTACAAATGAATTTTATCAATATGGATTATTTGATCGTAAGGATATAGACAAAATAAGAGCATTAGATAAAACCATTGATAAAATACGTCTTAAGTATGGTTCAAAGTCCGTACTAAGATCTTCGTTTTTACATTCAGGCATAAAAAATATGAGTGGGGGAGTGGGAGAAGAGGACTATAAGATTATGTCAAGTTTATTATGA
- a CDS encoding SHOCT domain-containing protein: MFCNGFGYGRFGGNGYGYGGAGFMMMIPMLIILLLVIYFVYKAISRKDINLSANRTSSNAIDILNERFAKGEISEEEYSARKKQLLK, encoded by the coding sequence ATGTTCTGTAATGGATTTGGTTATGGAAGATTTGGTGGTAATGGATATGGATATGGAGGTGCAGGTTTTATGATGATGATACCAATGCTTATAATTCTTTTATTAGTAATTTATTTTGTATATAAAGCTATAAGTAGAAAAGATATAAATTTATCAGCTAATAGGACTTCATCAAATGCAATAGATATATTAAATGAGAGATTTGCAAAAGGTGAAATAAGTGAAGAAGAATATAGTGCTAGAAAAAAGCAATTGTTAAAATAG
- a CDS encoding rhodanese-like domain-containing protein, translating into MFSGFNKSDYNTISVHDLDDRLGKIELIDVREDYEYSGGHVPTAKNIPMGRIISEPDKYLDKAKEYHIICQSGARSARTCTELSMKGFKVVNISGGTGSYIRPLER; encoded by the coding sequence ATGTTTTCAGGTTTTAATAAAAGTGATTATAATACAATAAGTGTTCATGATTTAGATGATAGATTAGGCAAGATAGAACTAATAGATGTAAGAGAAGACTATGAGTATAGCGGAGGTCATGTACCAACAGCTAAAAATATACCTATGGGAAGAATTATTTCAGAGCCAGATAAATATCTTGATAAAGCAAAAGAGTATCATATAATTTGTCAATCAGGAGCAAGAAGTGCAAGAACTTGTACAGAATTATCAATGAAAGGGTTTAAGGTTGTTAATATTTCAGGGGGAACAGGATCTTATATTCGTCCATTAGAAAGATAA
- a CDS encoding CPBP family intramembrane glutamic endopeptidase gives MRDQILSTIFQCIILIGIPWIAYMLFNKEKLGFFKWIGLYKPRNSKWLSKALLILIISVIIMGGPIFIFERFNIIPKGMVYSLDASGKGFTAEIIAIVLIKAIFQNALSEEVFFRGFIGKRLANKFGYLTGNLIQSILFGLPHGLAFIIAYKAYAFGIILFLAAATVGFLQFYINEKEANGSIVPSLILHSIMNIVSNI, from the coding sequence ATGAGAGATCAGATTCTATCAACTATATTTCAATGTATTATACTAATTGGAATACCGTGGATAGCTTATATGCTATTTAATAAAGAGAAGCTTGGTTTTTTTAAATGGATTGGTTTATACAAACCCAGAAATAGTAAATGGTTAAGCAAAGCTCTTTTAATACTCATTATTTCAGTTATAATTATGGGCGGACCTATTTTTATATTTGAGAGGTTTAATATTATTCCAAAAGGAATGGTATATTCTTTAGATGCTAGTGGTAAGGGCTTTACTGCTGAAATAATAGCCATTGTTCTAATAAAAGCTATTTTTCAAAATGCACTATCTGAGGAAGTATTCTTTAGAGGTTTTATAGGGAAAAGGCTTGCAAATAAATTTGGTTATTTAACAGGAAATTTGATTCAATCAATACTTTTTGGGCTCCCACATGGTTTAGCATTCATAATTGCTTATAAAGCTTATGCTTTTGGTATTATTCTTTTTCTAGCTGCTGCAACAGTAGGTTTTCTACAATTCTACATTAATGAAAAAGAAGCAAATGGTAGCATAGTCCCTAGTCTAATTCTACACAGCATTATGAACATAGTGTCTAATATTTAA